TTGATATCGAGGCTGCCTGAGCCATTAATGCGTGTATGCAGCTCCTGCACGGCAAGCGCCAATGCCGCATTGCCGCTGCCATCGATCTGATAAGAGAAATTAGAACTCCGTAAGGTGTCCTTATTATCAAGGTAGCCTGAACCCGCAAAGTTGATGCGCTGGTAACTACGGCTGTGTACATATACCTGGATAGGCATATGACGCCACAGTTTGACACGGTTCCGCAACCGGATGAAAAGCGTATTGTTGCTGGTATTGGTCTCAACAGCGGCGATGACATTGTCTTCTGCCTTGATCTCAACAGCGGCCGTACTGTCCTGGATAAGATGCACTTCAAACGGACCGGATATCTCCACCTCTGAAAAAGGAGAGGTGTTGCGGGTTTCCGCAACGATATTGCCTGATCCGGCTATCTGGTCCCTGGCACAACTGCTCAGGATAAGGGTAAAAATCGCCAGCATCAGTAATAACCAGCTCACACTGAGACTGGTGTAGGTGATGATTGCCTGTTTCTTCATAAAAGTCATTTTTAGGGGGCTATGCAAAAATGACGGCTGAAGAAACAATTACCCCTACGGAGTACCCAAAAAAAATAAGCCGGCCGTACAGACGTACGGAACCGGCTTTTGATTAACCCCTATGAAAACCAACTATTGCTCTTGATTAATTTGTCAATTTTATTTCGCCTAAATCAGTAGACTTTCCATCTTCTACTTTTACCTCAGTAATGGTGGCTGGTTTAAAAGGTGCTTTCGCGCCCACAATTACCGTATAGGTCCCTGATTTGGCATTTTGAAAGTTAAAGGCACCATCATTAATGGGTGATTTTAACGTATCTGTTCCAGTGATAGCCAGTGCTTCAGTAGCGCCGTCCGCAGGTGTTACTTTACCCGCGATGGTACCACCATCAATTCCTTTGAAAGCAAAGCTTCCAAACGCTACTGCAGCCAATGCCAACATAGTTACTTTCAATTTTTTCATAGCACACGATTTAACAGTTAGACAATAAAGATTCTATGGTTAAAGTAAAGGTGTCAGCATATTTGCTATCGCTTTTTTTGATGTAAAGAACTTGATGGTAGTTTTGCAAACACGGTGCCATAAAACCGCGGGCCAAATCGCTTTAACAAATCTTTTGGAAGACATTAACAAAACAAAAAAGTCTTCCGGTATACCGGAAGACTTTTGTTATAAGATGAAAAACGATCGTTTATCTCCTGTTTAATTTGCTCAGCAGGCGCAGGATTTCGAGGTACAGCCACACCAGGGTCACCAGCAGGCCGAAAGAACCATACCACTCGAAATATTTAGGCGCGCCCATAGCTGCGCCCTGCTCGATCATATCGAAGTCCAGGATCAGGTTCAGCGCCGCAATAGCTACCACGATCAGGGAGAACACAATGCCGAAGGTACCGCTGCTGTGGATCAGGGGCATATCGATATGGAATAAACGCAATACCATCGCGATCAGGTAAAAGATACCGATGCCAAGGGTAGCGGTGATGATGATGGATTTGAAACGCTCCGTAGCGCGGATCACACCGGTACGGTACAATACCAGCATAGCGATGAAGGTACCGAAAGTGAGGCCTACAGCCTGCAACACGATGCCTTGCCACTGCGCGTTAAACATCGCGGAGATACCGCCCAGGAAAAGACCTTCCGCCAGCGCATAGGCCGGGGCCAGGTAACCGGACCACTCTTTCTTGAAGATAATAACCAGTGCCAGTATGAAACCTCCAATGGCGCCGCCGAATACTAACGGAAGCACGTTGGAACTGCCTTTTAAAAATTGACCGTAAGAAAAAACTGCCGCCGCCATCAGCATGACCAGCAGAAAAGCCATCTTGTTAATAGTGCCACGGATGGTCATGGTAGAACCATCAGCATGGGCAGCCTTGTTGAAAATACTTTCTTTGAGTACAGGGTTGTTCGATTGAAACAATGCCATAAAATACAGTTTAAAATTATTAACGGAATAAAAATACGATTTGATTTGACATCCAGCGCCCGTTACCGCTGAATTTGTATTAAAATTAGCATTTATTGGCCAATAACCTATAGTTATCACCCATAACAAGAAGTGATGTGAATGGCCGTTTCCGGCGGCAATAGTCTACTGGATTTGTGTACTTTTGTAGGGAGATAAACATGATTTTGCGCAGGTTTGGCCAATAACATCCGCCGATTGCCTAAATTTACACCTTTATACAGAATACCTTATACTAAGATACCTTAAAAGAATAATAGATGTCTAATACTTCGATTCAACAACTGGATGATGTAGTGATAAAATTTGCAGGCGACAGTGGAGACGGGATGCAGTTGACAGGTAGCCAGTTTTCCAATAACACCGCGTTGATCGGCAATGACCTGAGCACGTTCCCGGACTTTCCGGCCGAAATACGGGCCCCACAGGGCACCCTGCCAGGTGTGAGCGGTTTCCAGCTTCATTTTTCTTCGAACAGGATATTTACCCCGGGCGACGCCTGCGACGTGCTGGTGGCCATGAACGCCGCCGCGCTCAAAGCCAACCTGAAAGGCCTCAAAAAAGGAGGCATCATCATCGCCAACACTGACGGCTTCGATGCTAAAAACCTCCGGCTGGCCAATTACCCCGAAGGCATCAATCCGCTGGAAGACGGCTCTCTGGCCAACTACCAGCTTCATACCATGGACGTCACCAAGATGACCCGCGAGGCCCTGAAAGACTCCACGCTGGGCATGAAAGAGAAAGACCGCGCCAAAAACATGTTTGTGCTGGGCTTCCTTTACTGGCTCTACGACCGTAACATGGACAATACAGAGGCTTTCCTCAAAGAGAAATTCGGCAAAAAACCGGAAATCCTGGACAGTAACCTGAAAGTGCTGCATGCCGGTTATAACTTCGCTGATACTGTGGAAGCCTTCACCACCCGCTATCGCGTGGAGAAAGCCCGCATGGAGCCAGGCACTTACCGCAGCATTACCGGTAACACCGCGCTGGCCTACGGCCTGGTAGCTGCCTCCCAAAAAGCCAATCTGCCGATGTTCCTGGGCACCTATCCCATCACGCCGGCTTCTGATATCCTGCATG
The Chitinophaga varians genome window above contains:
- a CDS encoding head GIN domain-containing protein; translated protein: MKKQAIITYTSLSVSWLLLMLAIFTLILSSCARDQIAGSGNIVAETRNTSPFSEVEISGPFEVHLIQDSTAAVEIKAEDNVIAAVETNTSNNTLFIRLRNRVKLWRHMPIQVYVHSRSYQRINFAGSGYLDNKDTLRSSNFSYQIDGSGNAALALAVQELHTRINGSGSLDIKGTAISLSSDINGSGRVRALDLDTQRADITIRASGDHSISVRDALTVGIYGSGDVVYAGNPQKVQTDIKGSGKVKKI
- a CDS encoding carboxypeptidase-like regulatory domain-containing protein — protein: MKKLKVTMLALAAVAFGSFAFKGIDGGTIAGKVTPADGATEALAITGTDTLKSPINDGAFNFQNAKSGTYTVIVGAKAPFKPATITEVKVEDGKSTDLGEIKLTN
- a CDS encoding Bax inhibitor-1/YccA family protein, coding for MALFQSNNPVLKESIFNKAAHADGSTMTIRGTINKMAFLLVMLMAAAVFSYGQFLKGSSNVLPLVFGGAIGGFILALVIIFKKEWSGYLAPAYALAEGLFLGGISAMFNAQWQGIVLQAVGLTFGTFIAMLVLYRTGVIRATERFKSIIITATLGIGIFYLIAMVLRLFHIDMPLIHSSGTFGIVFSLIVVAIAALNLILDFDMIEQGAAMGAPKYFEWYGSFGLLVTLVWLYLEILRLLSKLNRR